Below is a genomic region from Nocardioides panacis.
TGCACGGTCTCGGCGACCGCGGCCGCGACGGCCTGGTCGAGCCGCGGCGGGGCGGTGCGGGTGCCGGCCGGCGCGTGCAGCCGGGCCTCGGCCTCGGCCACCTTGCCGGCGGTCAGCTCGCGCCAGCGGCCGTAGACCTCGTCCTCGCTCGCGCCGGACAGGATCAGCGTGAACGTCTCCTGGAGCAGCGCGATGATGCCGTCCCGCATCGAGGAGAACGCCTCGTCGGTGATCCCGGCGAGCCCGTCGAACCGGATGTCGGACATGTTGGCGGGCTTGAAGTCCACCGGGACCCCGAGCGAGCGCAGCGGCAGGTAGGCGTGCAGCCGGCTGGTGACCACCTTGGACAGGTCGCGGCGGTAGGTCTCGAGCCGGTCCACCGCGTCGTCGCAGTTCTCCAGGAACGAGCGGCGGCGCACGGCGCGGTCGGAGTGGTGGAACGTCGGGGCGCCGGCGGGCACCGAGCCGTCGAGCACGTCGACGTACCCCACGGGGGCGGAGGCGTCGGGCCGCTCGTCGGTCTCGGGGAACACCGTGCTGACCGTGGTGGTCATGCAGCCGGAGAAGAACGCCGGGACGCCGGCCGACAGCAGCAGGTAGACCGTGGTCCAGTCACGGCAGCCGACCGGGCCGTAGCGCTTGAGGTAGGCGATCGCGTCGTCGGTGAGCAGCTCGCGCTTGTTGCAGTGGAAGGACACGAACAGCGGGCGGAGCGCCGAGTGCAGCGGGAAGCCGTAGCGCATCTTGAACAGCGGGTGCATGAACCACCCGAAGCAGAGGGTCCAGGTGCCCTCCGGGATCTCCTGGTACATCGACGCGTCGCGGTGGATCGTCATCACGTCGACGTCGGCGTCCACGCCGTCCAGGCGCAGCGCCGGCCGGGTGCGCTCGCCGAGCCGGTCGAGCAGGGCGACGAGGTCGTCCTCCCCGTGCAGCCGCACCGACCGGTGCCGGACGAGGTGACCGAGGGAGGCGATGCTCTGCACGTGGTCGCCGATGTTGGCCGAGCCGCGGTTCATCCCGGGGTGCCCGTAGTCGACGACCGCGAAGGCCGGCCGCTCGCCGCGCGGGGCGGTCCGGTCGATCCCGGCGCGGACCCAGGGCTCGAGCCAGGCGCGGTTGCGCTCGACGCGGTCGGCGTCGGCCGGGAGCTGCGCGGCGGTCGCCTCGACCACGTCGAAGAGCTCGCCGGCCAGCGCGTGCTCGCCCGCGCCGAAGACCACGCCGACGATCGTCACCCAGTCCCGCAGGCTGATCACGGCAGGCTCGTGGGTCGCGACGTCGCGCAGCTCCTCGACGGTCTGCTGCCGGGCCGTCTCCAGCCCGCAGCGGGTGTACTCCTCCGGGGCGTACGTCGCCCAGGCGGCCCGCGGCAGCGCGGTGAACCGGGCCCAGGCCAGCTCCAGCAGGCCGCGGTGGAAGGCGAGCACGCCGCTGGCGAGGTCACCGACCTCGCGGCTCTGCCCGTGGCGGCGCAGCGACTCGGTGAGGCTGACCGCCGACTCGACGTCCCCGTCGGCGACCCACTCGCGCACCTGGGTGAGCACCGAGGTGGTCAGGTCGTCTCCGCGCAGCAGCCCCTCGAGGAGCGTGCCCTCGTGCGGCGGCTCGGCCGGCGTCTTGGGTGCGGCGGGCGCGGCGACCGGGGTGGCCGGCGCGGGGGCCGCGTTCGGGGCGGTCGGCCGCCTCAGCAGGCCGGCCGCGCGGTTCGAGACACGCTCGCGCAGGGCACGCGGGGAAGGGGGTTGCATCGATCTCCTCGAGAACATCCGCAGGGGTGGACGGCGGCTAAGACTACCGTCCTGGTACAGGTTGGACCGGAACGTCCCGGTGCCACGACTCGGTGACGTACTTCGTGGTCCAGCCCATCGAGACGTAGAGCCCGTCCGCCCCGGTCGGTGAGTCCGCGTCGACCTCCAGGCCCACCCGGTCCCGGCCGCGGGAGGCGGCGTCGGCGACGACGGTGTTCAGCAGGGACTTGGCCACCCCGCGGCCGCGGGCGTTCTGCAGGACGCCGATGTACTCCACGTAGCTGCCGGCCGGTGCGTCCCCCGCGCCCGGCGAGACGGCGCCCACCAGGGCCCCGGCGGGCTCCGGCGGGCCGTCGTCGTCGACCAGCTCGGCGATCCACCAGTGGTCCCACCGGTGGCCGGGGTCCTCGCGCAGCCGTGAGACGAACTCGTCGAAGGTCTCCGCGTGGGAGTTGAAGTGGTCGGCGAAGGCGCTCTCGAGGATCTCGTGGACCGTGCGCAGGTCGTCCTCGTCCGGCATCCCGGTGCCCTGCCGCTCGACGGGCCGGATCCGGACACCCGGCTTGGCCTCCGCGTCCAGGTCGGCCTCGCCCGGCTCGACCGGACGGGTCATCTGCCACCAGGTGCGGACCTGGGTGAACCCGGCCCGCTCCAGCCAGCGGTGCTGCCGGTCGTCCTCGGCGAAGGCGCCGCTGTCGATCTGCTGCACGTCCAGCCCGCGCCGCCGCCCGACGACCTCGGCGACCCGCTCGGCCCAGGAGAACAGCCACGCAGCGACCCGGTCGGCCGTCTCGTCGTCGAGCCGGCGGTCCACGACGGTGACCAGGAGCATCCGGCCCGCGGCCCGGTCGTGGGCGCTGGACCAGCCGATGATCGTGCCCTCCGGACCCCGCAGGACCACGTTCTCCCGGGTCAGGTCGTCCTGCGGGGAGATGTCGATCAGCAGGTCCTCCTCCGAGGCGCCGGCCCAGCCGCGGCCGAAGGCCTCGTGGCGGCGCAGCAGCGCGGTCAGCTCGGCGGCGTCGTCGGGGCCCGGTGTGGACGCGGTCCAGCCGTCGGGGAGCTCGGCGCTCAGGTCGCGGGTCGGCTGGTCCTCGTCACGGGGGGGAGTCACGCCGGTCATTGTGTCGCAGTCGGCTGCCCGGCGGGTCAGCGCCTGCGCTCCTGCTCGGCCCGCACCGCGAGCGCGGCGTCGAGCAGCACCCGGGCGCGGGTGAGGAAGGAGTGCTCCCGGTGCACGAGGGCCGCCACCCGGCGGCGCTCGTCGAGGCTGCCGAAGATCTCGTCCCGGTCGGGGGCGTTCACCAGGGCGGCGAGCTCCGTGGCGTTCCGGGCCACCTGCACCGACGAGCCGAACAGGTGGTTCAGGCCGGTGACGTCGTCGGTGACCACCCGGGCGCCGCTGGCCGCGGCGTCGAACAGCCGGTTGGACAGGAACCCGTCCGCCCGCATGTCGTCCCAGTGGTCGTTGAGCACCACCCCGGCCGAGGCGTACATCGCGCCGAGGTCGGTGTTCGGCACGAACTCGCCGCGCAGCACCCCGGGCGACAGGAACTCCTCCCAGCAGGTGCCGTAGACCGAGAGCGGGAGTCCGGCGGCCATCGCGTCCTCGACCATCGGTCGCCGCTTGCCGCGGGAGTTGCCGACGAACAGCACCTCCGGGCCCGAGTCCGCGACCGCACGGTCGGGGTGGAACAGCACC
It encodes:
- a CDS encoding glycosyltransferase is translated as MQPPSPRALRERVSNRAAGLLRRPTAPNAAPAPATPVAAPAAPKTPAEPPHEGTLLEGLLRGDDLTTSVLTQVREWVADGDVESAVSLTESLRRHGQSREVGDLASGVLAFHRGLLELAWARFTALPRAAWATYAPEEYTRCGLETARQQTVEELRDVATHEPAVISLRDWVTIVGVVFGAGEHALAGELFDVVEATAAQLPADADRVERNRAWLEPWVRAGIDRTAPRGERPAFAVVDYGHPGMNRGSANIGDHVQSIASLGHLVRHRSVRLHGEDDLVALLDRLGERTRPALRLDGVDADVDVMTIHRDASMYQEIPEGTWTLCFGWFMHPLFKMRYGFPLHSALRPLFVSFHCNKRELLTDDAIAYLKRYGPVGCRDWTTVYLLLSAGVPAFFSGCMTTTVSTVFPETDERPDASAPVGYVDVLDGSVPAGAPTFHHSDRAVRRRSFLENCDDAVDRLETYRRDLSKVVTSRLHAYLPLRSLGVPVDFKPANMSDIRFDGLAGITDEAFSSMRDGIIALLQETFTLILSGASEDEVYGRWRELTAGKVAEAEARLHAPAGTRTAPPRLDQAVAAAVAETVHVAPATPRHAGDEVNCAVFVTKSDVRRLSALVRSLATNSSRPLHVWLLGRPKAERTRLTLARAFPEVTFSWVRTGGLDAAVHPPVRTANSVARLVLPDLLPGVQRVVVLPAETVVDGDVAELAALDLDGHAFASARSRSNQSSGFQMLHWAAARLRDRTALSSELRRTAHARHAFDFDAFGTDLLVVDLAESRRQQPPAEAVALMADFRMNATEVLHYLAGPDHAEIPDRWQHVPSEDAVTDSVLVHWTGITKPWGRRVVPEQERWRAYAGK
- a CDS encoding GNAT family N-acetyltransferase; protein product: MTPPRDEDQPTRDLSAELPDGWTASTPGPDDAAELTALLRRHEAFGRGWAGASEEDLLIDISPQDDLTRENVVLRGPEGTIIGWSSAHDRAAGRMLLVTVVDRRLDDETADRVAAWLFSWAERVAEVVGRRRGLDVQQIDSGAFAEDDRQHRWLERAGFTQVRTWWQMTRPVEPGEADLDAEAKPGVRIRPVERQGTGMPDEDDLRTVHEILESAFADHFNSHAETFDEFVSRLREDPGHRWDHWWIAELVDDDGPPEPAGALVGAVSPGAGDAPAGSYVEYIGVLQNARGRGVAKSLLNTVVADAASRGRDRVGLEVDADSPTGADGLYVSMGWTTKYVTESWHRDVPVQPVPGR